A region from the Silene latifolia isolate original U9 population chromosome 7, ASM4854445v1, whole genome shotgun sequence genome encodes:
- the LOC141591960 gene encoding F-box/LRR-repeat protein At4g14103-like isoform X2: protein MDWNMKWMKRMKRTKRIYASTSVLMAGRSVKGMDWNMKKRFTSRPVSKKACCSVDRLTSLPDELVSRILSMLPTKDVVATQVLCKKMRRLAFWITSVDLDDSPLSHCRNSPHLPDRFPLFASFVDHVFNNLSHPLTRFRLHLGGDKSKDSTCHTCYRYGVCFPDLQPSRLYTWITYPLAHHGLRELDISFHVSYTSRCQFPPQLFTCQSLEVLKLDSNLNLDGAEISLISLPNLKRLHLYSFLIVRDDFLTKLVSSCPSLEDLECGHCQWTHSDRLAVSSPSLRRLVLIIFKHGCDDERNSNLVVIDTPNLQYFHYDDNLAFHYSITNMNALIQANLSVALPLQFGSEELSYQTQLSLVRLVSNVQHLSLLGCCVENIYFGGETKDRLPMFHNLKTLELGWNAYPARWDKTLLEILACSPNLETLAFPEGFFFGKERKNVEAKVADLEKQGWGSSETPLCFRSNLKRIMIRNYYGMAREFYIIKFLLQKASILNFLEIICFSGRGHFVPIDEVASTLMELPRASMTCSVRVL from the exons ATGGATTGGAATATGAAATGGATGAAAAGGATGAAAAGGACGAAAAGGATCTACGCAAGTACATCTGTTTTGATGGCAGGTCGCAGTGTGAAAGGTATGGATTGGAATATGAAAAAGCGCTTTACAAGTAGACCTGTTTCGAAGAAGGCATGTTGCAGTGTCGATAGATTAACTAGTTTACCGGATGAATTGGTGAGCAGAATACTGTCTATGCTCCCAACAAAGGATGTTGTTGCTACACAAGTATTGTGTAAGAAAATGAGGAGACTTGCTTTCTGGATAACATCTGTAGACTTGGATGATTCCCCTTTATCTCACTGTCGAAATTCTCCCCATCTACCTGATCGCTTCCCTCTTTTTGCCTCCTTTGTCGATCATGTATTCAATAATTTATCACACCCTCTTACCCGGTTTAGACTTCACTTGGGTGGGGACAAAAGTAAAGATTCTACTTGTCATACTTGTTATCGTTATGGAGTGTGTTTCCCTGATTTGCAACCTTCCCGTCTTTATACATGGATTACTTATCCGTTGGCCCACCACGGCCTTAGGGAGCTTGACATCTCCTTTCATGTAAGCTATACCTCTCGTTGTCAGTTTCCTCCCCAACTCTTCACTTGTCAATCCTTGGAGGTCTTGAAGCTTGATTCTAATCTCAACCTCGATGGAGCTGAAATCTCCCTCATTTCTCTTCCTAACTTGAAACGACTTCACCTCTATTCCTTTCTCATTGTTAGAGATGACTTCCTTACTAAATTAGTTTCCTCTTGCCCTTCCCTTGAAGACCTCGAATGTGGTCATTGTCAGTGGACCCACTCAGATCGTCTGGCCGTCTCTTCCCCGTCTCTTAGGAGATTGGTATTAATTATTTTTAAACATGGATGTGACGACGAGAGAAACAGTAACCTTGTGGTTATTGATACCCCGAATTTGCAGTATTTTCACTATGATGACAATCTAGCATTTCACTACTCCATCACAAATATGAATGCTCTCATCCAAGCTAATCTCAGTGTTGCGCTCCCTTTGCAATTTGGCTCTGAAGAGCTTTCTTATCAGACCCAGCTTAGCCTTGTCAGACTCGTGTCTAATGTACAGCATTTATCTCTGCTTGGTTGTTGTGTCGAG AACATATACTTTGGAGGTGAGACCAAAGATCGACTTCCCATGTTTCACAATTTAAAAACCTTAGAGTTGGGTTGGAATGCATATCCGGCGAGATGGGATAAAACGCTATTGGAGATTCTCGCCTGTTCACCTAACTTAGAAACACTTGCTTTCCCAGAG GGATTCTTTTTCGGCAAGGAGCGTAAGAATGTCGAAGCAAAGGTAGCTGATTTGGAAAAGCAAGGTTGGGGATCAAGTGAAACCCCTCTATGTTTCCGGTCTAATCTCAAACGAATCATGATACGAAATTACTATGGGATGGCAAGGGAGTTTTATATAATCAAATTTCTTCTGCAAAAGGCATCAATTTTGAACTTCTTGGAGATTATATGCTTTTCGGGAAGAGGGCATTTTGTTCCGATAGATGAGGTTGCAAGCACATTGATGGAGTTACCAAGGGCATCAATGACATGTTCAGTTCGAGTGTTATAG
- the LOC141591960 gene encoding F-box/LRR-repeat protein At4g14103-like isoform X1 — translation MEGDDHGSSVKSMDWNMKWMKRMKRTKRIYASTSVLMAGRSVKGMDWNMKKRFTSRPVSKKACCSVDRLTSLPDELVSRILSMLPTKDVVATQVLCKKMRRLAFWITSVDLDDSPLSHCRNSPHLPDRFPLFASFVDHVFNNLSHPLTRFRLHLGGDKSKDSTCHTCYRYGVCFPDLQPSRLYTWITYPLAHHGLRELDISFHVSYTSRCQFPPQLFTCQSLEVLKLDSNLNLDGAEISLISLPNLKRLHLYSFLIVRDDFLTKLVSSCPSLEDLECGHCQWTHSDRLAVSSPSLRRLVLIIFKHGCDDERNSNLVVIDTPNLQYFHYDDNLAFHYSITNMNALIQANLSVALPLQFGSEELSYQTQLSLVRLVSNVQHLSLLGCCVENIYFGGETKDRLPMFHNLKTLELGWNAYPARWDKTLLEILACSPNLETLAFPEGFFFGKERKNVEAKVADLEKQGWGSSETPLCFRSNLKRIMIRNYYGMAREFYIIKFLLQKASILNFLEIICFSGRGHFVPIDEVASTLMELPRASMTCSVRVL, via the exons ATGGAAGGCGACGACCATG GTAGCAGTGTGAAAAGTATGGATTGGAATATGAAATGGATGAAAAGGATGAAAAGGACGAAAAGGATCTACGCAAGTACATCTGTTTTGATGGCAGGTCGCAGTGTGAAAGGTATGGATTGGAATATGAAAAAGCGCTTTACAAGTAGACCTGTTTCGAAGAAGGCATGTTGCAGTGTCGATAGATTAACTAGTTTACCGGATGAATTGGTGAGCAGAATACTGTCTATGCTCCCAACAAAGGATGTTGTTGCTACACAAGTATTGTGTAAGAAAATGAGGAGACTTGCTTTCTGGATAACATCTGTAGACTTGGATGATTCCCCTTTATCTCACTGTCGAAATTCTCCCCATCTACCTGATCGCTTCCCTCTTTTTGCCTCCTTTGTCGATCATGTATTCAATAATTTATCACACCCTCTTACCCGGTTTAGACTTCACTTGGGTGGGGACAAAAGTAAAGATTCTACTTGTCATACTTGTTATCGTTATGGAGTGTGTTTCCCTGATTTGCAACCTTCCCGTCTTTATACATGGATTACTTATCCGTTGGCCCACCACGGCCTTAGGGAGCTTGACATCTCCTTTCATGTAAGCTATACCTCTCGTTGTCAGTTTCCTCCCCAACTCTTCACTTGTCAATCCTTGGAGGTCTTGAAGCTTGATTCTAATCTCAACCTCGATGGAGCTGAAATCTCCCTCATTTCTCTTCCTAACTTGAAACGACTTCACCTCTATTCCTTTCTCATTGTTAGAGATGACTTCCTTACTAAATTAGTTTCCTCTTGCCCTTCCCTTGAAGACCTCGAATGTGGTCATTGTCAGTGGACCCACTCAGATCGTCTGGCCGTCTCTTCCCCGTCTCTTAGGAGATTGGTATTAATTATTTTTAAACATGGATGTGACGACGAGAGAAACAGTAACCTTGTGGTTATTGATACCCCGAATTTGCAGTATTTTCACTATGATGACAATCTAGCATTTCACTACTCCATCACAAATATGAATGCTCTCATCCAAGCTAATCTCAGTGTTGCGCTCCCTTTGCAATTTGGCTCTGAAGAGCTTTCTTATCAGACCCAGCTTAGCCTTGTCAGACTCGTGTCTAATGTACAGCATTTATCTCTGCTTGGTTGTTGTGTCGAG AACATATACTTTGGAGGTGAGACCAAAGATCGACTTCCCATGTTTCACAATTTAAAAACCTTAGAGTTGGGTTGGAATGCATATCCGGCGAGATGGGATAAAACGCTATTGGAGATTCTCGCCTGTTCACCTAACTTAGAAACACTTGCTTTCCCAGAG GGATTCTTTTTCGGCAAGGAGCGTAAGAATGTCGAAGCAAAGGTAGCTGATTTGGAAAAGCAAGGTTGGGGATCAAGTGAAACCCCTCTATGTTTCCGGTCTAATCTCAAACGAATCATGATACGAAATTACTATGGGATGGCAAGGGAGTTTTATATAATCAAATTTCTTCTGCAAAAGGCATCAATTTTGAACTTCTTGGAGATTATATGCTTTTCGGGAAGAGGGCATTTTGTTCCGATAGATGAGGTTGCAAGCACATTGATGGAGTTACCAAGGGCATCAATGACATGTTCAGTTCGAGTGTTATAG